The Brassica rapa cultivar Chiifu-401-42 chromosome A10, CAAS_Brap_v3.01, whole genome shotgun sequence genome segment TACACCTTTCAAACAGACAATACATAGATCACAATCTTCTTTATATTTCCTATGAGTTTTCTCGACAATGATTCAAATGTCTAGGGATAACCAGAACGTACCTgcgaggaagatgaagaagcggCAGCAAAAATGATAGGAGCAAAGACGGAGAAGGGAAATTGccttttctttatatataaaggttCTCGTTAGGGTTTATTTGTTCTCTCTCTACGGGCTCTATTATCAGCCCATGTTATATTATTGGGCCTAAGTTCGGTTCAATAATGCTAGAGCTGATACCATATTGGCCCAAAAAGTTAAAAATCTTCTATGACTTTTCAAATTAATAGTCTGTCAGTCTTGAACTTTTTAATGCTACACTCTTGACTAGCATCAATGGCCCAACTGATAACAAATTTGGTCAAATTTTGCGGTACTTAATTAAAACTGgagtcattcttgggttcacccctatTCACCAAAACAATTAACAATCATGCAATTTTTACTTCTACGAGATTTGTTTCGAAAATGTAGTATCACCAAGaaacatgaagaagaagaagaagtattaCATATGCGCTGAAAGGTAAACAACAATTTACAGGAGAGAAAGAACCAGGTTTAACTATGTTTAAGATTCTAGTTAAtaaaagcagaacatcaagcgACAGAGTGACAGACAGGGATACATTCTAGATTGCTTGTCGTACTTTTTTAGgcggtgtttttttttctttctaaaatagGTACGTGCTCCGATATTATTGGAATAAATGTGGCATATGCTTACAATAACAAGATAATTGTAACAAAGTCTAGCAAAAATTCAGTCGACAGGTGACGTGTGTGTAAcctaaaattaaataaagtgAAAATATAGAAGAGAGATATACAAAAGACATACCAAAATTGTACAGAGAAAACGTGTTGAAGTTGGACTCTGAGCTGCTTCTTCCCCCCTTTAATTTCCCACTACAAAACAATCTTAAGAAAAAACAAGAGAATCCGTATAAATAATCGGACACTCTTCAACAGTTTAATCTCCAACCTCCAACcaaattcaaatttttgaaCTTTCCCACTTTGGAGTCTTTTTTTGTTCACACCCACCACTCATAAATCTTTGGATATGGCGTCGAGTCAGTGGACAAGGTCGGAGGATAAGATGTTCGAGCATGCTTTGGTGCTTTTCCCTGAAGGTTCTCCTAACCGGTGGGAGATTATAGCCGATCAGCTACAGAAATCTGCTGGTGAAGTTAGGGAGCATTACGAGGCCTTGGTGCATGATGTTATTGAGATCGATTCTGGCAGAGTCCATGTCCCGCGTTATATGGATGACTCGGCCGGTCAGATCTCGTTTGAGTCTATACACGGAGAGAACGAGCGGAAAAGAGGAACTCCTTGGTCGGAAAGCGAACACAAGTATGTATAACGGGTTTAGTTGGTTAGAGACCTTAGGAGGATTAACAGCTGAATATTATGAATGTTTTGTTGCAGATTGTTTCTGGTAGGATTAAAGAGATATGGTAAAGGAGACTGGAGGAGCATATCGAGGAACGTGGTGGTAACGAGGACACCCACGCAAGTAGCTAGTCATGCTCAGAAATATTTCCTTAGACAGAACTCGGTGAAGAAAGAGAGGAAAAGGTCGAGCATCCACGACATAACTACGGTCGATACTAGCTTAGCCATGCATGGTTCCAACATGAACTGGAATGGGCAGC includes the following:
- the LOC103847266 gene encoding transcription factor DIVARICATA, translating into MASSQWTRSEDKMFEHALVLFPEGSPNRWEIIADQLQKSAGEVREHYEALVHDVIEIDSGRVHVPRYMDDSAGQISFESIHGENERKRGTPWSESEHKLFLVGLKRYGKGDWRSISRNVVVTRTPTQVASHAQKYFLRQNSVKKERKRSSIHDITTVDTSLAMHGSNMNWNGQQGSPVQPQQQQQIMSEFGQQLTPGGHLEDFSFQM